The following proteins are encoded in a genomic region of Chroogloeocystis siderophila 5.2 s.c.1:
- a CDS encoding response regulator, producing MTNILLVEDDEVDVMNVKRAFKKNNITDPLYMAANGLEALALLRGEGDAPIPREWRLVLLDLNMPKMNGIEFLHELRADPELRFTPVIVLTTSNEDRDKVEAYNLNVAGYILKPVTFANFVEAVATLNKYWTLSEIP from the coding sequence ATGACAAACATCCTACTTGTTGAAGATGACGAAGTGGATGTAATGAATGTCAAGCGTGCGTTTAAAAAGAATAACATTACCGATCCACTTTATATGGCGGCTAATGGTTTAGAGGCGTTAGCGCTTCTGCGTGGGGAAGGCGATGCGCCGATTCCTCGCGAATGGCGGCTTGTGCTTCTTGACTTAAATATGCCAAAAATGAATGGCATCGAATTTTTACACGAGTTACGTGCTGATCCCGAACTGCGTTTTACTCCGGTGATTGTTCTGACAACATCGAATGAAGACCGCGACAAAGTAGAAGCTTACAACCTAAATGTAGCGGGATACATCCTCAAGCCTGTAACGTTTGCCAATTTTGTCGAAGCCGTCGCCACCTTAAATAAGTATTGGACACTGAGTGAAATACCCTAA